CGGAACAGTACGGGTTTCTGCTCCGCTGCAGATGGCCGACCATGCCGTGCGCGCAGCCATTGCCGCCCGGCTTCCCTGGATCCGGCAAAAACGGCACAATTTTGCCAGACAAGTGCAGGCGCCTGTCCCGGAAGCGGTCACCGGGGAAGTTCATTCTTTTCAGGGGCGGGCCCTGCACCTCAAGCTGGTAGAACGGCCCGGCCGCAGCCGGGCGTGTCTGGCTGATGCGGCCACACTGGAGCTGCAGGTGCCGCCGCAAACCCATGCGGCCCGGCGGCTGCGGATTCTGGAAAACTGGTATCGCAAACAGTTGGGCCAACAAATCCCGGATCTTGTGCAAAAATGGGAGCCCATCATTGGCGTCCGGGTGGCCGAAGCCCGGATCCGGCGCATGAAGACCCGCTGGGGAAGCTGCAATATCGAAAAAAAGCGCATCTGGCTCAACCTGGAACTGATCAAAAAACCGGCATCCTGCCTGGAATATGTAGTGGTCCACGAAATGACGCACTTGCTGGAACAAAACCATACAAAGCGGTTCTACGCCCTGATGGATCGGTTTCTGCCGGATTGGCGGCCGAGTCGCGATGAACTGGACCAATGGCCCATGGCCCGGACGGGGCAAAGTGATTGAACCAGGCGGCAGGCCATGTCACTGCGTGTTTTCCATGTCCTGGATTTTTTTCTTCTGCTCCCGGGCCCGCTTTTGCCGGGCCGGATCGTCTCTGAGATACAAAATGGCCATCTCGTTGAACCGGGCGGCCCGGTTGAGGTCCTTTTTCCCCAGCCAGGCTTGTGCAAGATAGAAATACGCCCGACCGTCTCCGGGGTGGATGCCCACGGCCCGTTCAAAAACGCGAATGGCCCTGTCATATTTCTTTTTTTGAATCAGCTCTTGTCCCCGGCGGATCAGGTTGTGGGATGCCGCCATGCGGTAATCCTTACCCTCCCCCGAATCATCGGGCTTATCCTCGATTTCGGGAGCAGGCCCATCAATGGTTTCGTCAACAGGTATTTCGGGCGCGCTGCTGCGGGTTTGCCCCGGTCTGTCAGGCACCGGCTGGCGCCCGGCACAGGCAGATAACATCATCATCCCGGCCATAAGCAGGATACAGAAGGCGGGCCGGTCCAGCAGAGACTTATCGGAAAATATTGGAGAAGCCATCAAACGTCCTTTTCAGCACATTGTCGGGTTTGTGAATCTGACATGTTTTTTCCGGCTGGTTGGTCTCCAGAAAATATTCCTCATATTTCTCCGGGCATTGCATGGATTCTGCCAGCTGCCCGGTTTGCCGGCACACTTTTTTTTTTACCACACCCGGCGGCATGGTAAACGGCTGGCCTGAAACATAGCCGGGCATGGCTTTGACCAGGTCTGCAAAAATGGGCAGCGCGGCCCCTGATCCCGTTGTCATCACCGGATCCCCGTTGTCAAAGCCCACCCATACCAATGCCAGAAAATCCGGCGTGTAACCGATAAACCAGGCATCCCGGTACCCGTTGGTGGTCCCGGTTTTGCCGGCCAGGGGGAAATCCACCCCCATTTTTCCAAGGGCGCTTGCGGTTCCGCCGGTGACAACGGACTGGAGCATGGAAGTCACCAGAAAAGCTTTGGCCGGTGACATCACGGCATTGATGTCCATGTGCCGCTGAACCAGGATATTGTCCGCTTCATCGGCCACATCCCGGACCGAAAGGGCAAAGGGTTGAACCCCGTCTGCGGCAAACGCGCAATAGGCCCTTGCCAGTTCCAGGGGAGTGACCTCAAAGGATCCCAGGGCGATGGACGGATAGGGCTGCATGGGTCCCGAAAAATCAAATTTTTCCGCCTGCGCCACCACCTTTTCCGGCCCGCCCCGAATCACCATGTCCACGGCCGCCCGGTTGCATGAATATTTGATCATGTCGCGCACAGAAATCCGTTTTCCGGGAATATCACCGAAATTCTCCGGGGTCCACGGCTTGCCGTCAACCATGTAAGTGGTTCTTTGATTGGACAGCAGATCCGAGGGCTTAAACCGGTCAAGCAGTGCGGAGACGGCAATGGGCTTAAAACAGCTTCCGGGCTGCCGGCGTGCCCGGGTGACCCGGTTGAACTGGGTTTCGGCATAATTGCGCCCTCCGGCCATGGCCAGGATGTTGCCGGTCCGGGGCTGGATCACCACCACGGCACCCTGGAGCTTTTTTGCCGGGTCCTGGCGCACAAGGGCGGGAATGGATTTTTCCAGCCGGGCCAGGCCGTTTTCAAGGGCTTTTTCAGCCGCCGCCTGAACCCCGGTGTCCAGGGTGGTGTAGATGGAAAAGCCCATGCTGGAAAGGATGTCTTTGCTGTAGAGTTCGTTTAGCTGCCGGGACACATAGTCGAGAAAATACGGGGCCTGACGTCTGTATTTCTCAAACCCGGCGGTGCTGACAGGCGCGTCTATGGCTTTTTCCAGCTGCGCCTCGCTGATAAACCCCAGATCGTGCATGGCCTCAAGCACCTGGTTCCGCCGGCCCTTGCATTCCTCACGGTGGGTGTAGGGGGAAAGAAGATTGGGGCTTTTGATAATTCCGGCAATCAAAGCGGATTCAGCCAGGGTGAGGTTTTCCACTTTTTTGCCGAAATAAAAATAAGCCGCCTCCCCCACGCCGTTAATCGAGGCCGATCCTTTCTGGC
This genomic stretch from Desulfosalsimonas propionicica harbors:
- a CDS encoding tetratricopeptide repeat protein gives rise to the protein MASPIFSDKSLLDRPAFCILLMAGMMMLSACAGRQPVPDRPGQTRSSAPEIPVDETIDGPAPEIEDKPDDSGEGKDYRMAASHNLIRRGQELIQKKKYDRAIRVFERAVGIHPGDGRAYFYLAQAWLGKKDLNRAARFNEMAILYLRDDPARQKRAREQKKKIQDMENTQ
- a CDS encoding PBP1A family penicillin-binding protein encodes the protein MLKKLFFGFCLLMILVLVFSFGYCWYLSGQIEERFSGRRWAIPSTIYSDTTMLFPGKQVDPAALEKKLRKLGYQAKAKSPEKKGGYRFAGSGLEIYFKDLQLPEKNRRGFAAVLEIRKSRIRQIRRTDTDENLPLVELGPEVLMEFFGKERELRRVVSIDNIPGHLADAVVAAEDNRFYSHFGIDPVSILRAMYTNIRHFSIRQGGSTLTQQLAKNYFLTHERTFRRKFHELFITLAIEANYNKDEILEIYLNEIYLGQKGSASINGVGEAAYFYFGKKVENLTLAESALIAGIIKSPNLLSPYTHREECKGRRNQVLEAMHDLGFISEAQLEKAIDAPVSTAGFEKYRRQAPYFLDYVSRQLNELYSKDILSSMGFSIYTTLDTGVQAAAEKALENGLARLEKSIPALVRQDPAKKLQGAVVVIQPRTGNILAMAGGRNYAETQFNRVTRARRQPGSCFKPIAVSALLDRFKPSDLLSNQRTTYMVDGKPWTPENFGDIPGKRISVRDMIKYSCNRAAVDMVIRGGPEKVVAQAEKFDFSGPMQPYPSIALGSFEVTPLELARAYCAFAADGVQPFALSVRDVADEADNILVQRHMDINAVMSPAKAFLVTSMLQSVVTGGTASALGKMGVDFPLAGKTGTTNGYRDAWFIGYTPDFLALVWVGFDNGDPVMTTGSGAALPIFADLVKAMPGYVSGQPFTMPPGVVKKKVCRQTGQLAESMQCPEKYEEYFLETNQPEKTCQIHKPDNVLKRTFDGFSNIFR
- a CDS encoding M48 family metallopeptidase, coding for MGAKLQNSGIRKTTIEIAEIPVAIFRKNVKNLNIRVYPPDGTVRVSAPLQMADHAVRAAIAARLPWIRQKRHNFARQVQAPVPEAVTGEVHSFQGRALHLKLVERPGRSRACLADAATLELQVPPQTHAARRLRILENWYRKQLGQQIPDLVQKWEPIIGVRVAEARIRRMKTRWGSCNIEKKRIWLNLELIKKPASCLEYVVVHEMTHLLEQNHTKRFYALMDRFLPDWRPSRDELDQWPMARTGQSD